In a genomic window of Xylophilus rhododendri:
- the ftsY gene encoding signal recognition particle-docking protein FtsY: MFSFFKKKPPAATPEPASTTPPQEDAAPTGALGWLKSQLGLAPAPAETPETTTPPPAAPAVAPTPVVAVPVAAPPLPPPPAAAPLVPPPPLAPPAPAAAPVVAAPAPAAQAEEGGTAERSGWMQRLRGGLRKTGGSIAAVFSDARIDDALYDELEDALLMADTGIKATQHLLDDLRRRVKERRSTEPTAVKALLADAIADLLKPLEKPLVIGQHTPTVIMVAGVNGAGKTTSIGKLTKHLADAKATVLLAAADTFRAAAREQLGVWADRNLVEIIGQQGGDPAAVSFDAVTAGKARGKDVVLVDTAGRLPTQLHLMQELQKIKRVVQKADNSAPHEVLLVIDGNTGQNALAQVRAFDDALGLTGLIVTKLDGTAKGGVLAAIAQERPIPVYFIGVGEKLEDLETFNAREFAQALLG, translated from the coding sequence ATGTTCAGTTTTTTCAAGAAAAAGCCGCCGGCGGCCACACCGGAACCCGCGTCGACCACTCCCCCGCAGGAAGACGCAGCGCCGACAGGCGCGCTCGGCTGGTTGAAGAGCCAGCTGGGCCTGGCGCCCGCGCCAGCCGAAACGCCCGAGACCACGACACCACCGCCAGCCGCGCCGGCTGTCGCCCCCACGCCCGTCGTGGCGGTGCCGGTGGCCGCGCCGCCGCTACCACCGCCGCCAGCCGCTGCGCCTCTTGTGCCGCCGCCGCCGCTTGCGCCGCCCGCCCCGGCCGCGGCACCCGTCGTGGCTGCCCCGGCGCCGGCCGCGCAAGCAGAAGAAGGCGGCACGGCCGAGCGCTCCGGCTGGATGCAGCGCCTGCGCGGCGGCCTGCGCAAGACCGGCGGCAGCATCGCCGCCGTGTTCAGCGACGCCCGCATCGACGACGCCCTCTACGACGAGCTGGAAGACGCCCTGCTGATGGCCGACACCGGCATCAAGGCCACCCAGCACCTGCTCGACGACCTGCGCCGCCGCGTCAAGGAGCGCCGCAGCACCGAGCCCACCGCCGTCAAGGCGCTGCTGGCCGATGCCATCGCCGACCTGCTCAAGCCCCTGGAAAAGCCGCTGGTCATCGGCCAGCACACGCCCACCGTGATCATGGTCGCGGGCGTCAACGGCGCCGGCAAGACCACCTCCATCGGCAAGCTCACCAAGCACCTGGCCGACGCCAAGGCCACCGTGCTGCTGGCCGCCGCCGACACCTTCCGCGCCGCCGCGCGCGAGCAGCTGGGCGTGTGGGCCGACCGCAACCTGGTCGAGATCATCGGCCAGCAGGGCGGCGACCCGGCCGCCGTGAGCTTCGATGCGGTCACCGCCGGCAAGGCGCGCGGCAAGGACGTGGTGCTGGTCGACACCGCCGGCCGCCTGCCCACCCAGCTGCACCTGATGCAGGAGCTGCAGAAGATCAAGCGGGTGGTGCAGAAGGCCGACAACAGCGCGCCGCACGAGGTGCTGCTGGTGATCGACGGCAACACCGGCCAGAACGCCCTGGCCCAGGTGCGCGCCTTCGACGACGCGCTGGGCCTGACCGGGCTGATCGTCACCAAGCTCGACGGCACCGCCAAGGGCGGCGTGCTGGCGGCCATCGCCCAGGAACGGCCGATCCCGGTCTATTTCATCGGTGTGGGCGAGAAGCTGGAAGACCTGGAAACCTTCAACGCCCGCGAGTTCGCCCAGGCCTTGCTCGGCTGA
- a CDS encoding M16 family metallopeptidase produces MKRAFQRGIAVRTGWRGLGFVLSASLLATGAGAQPSGPDTPGAPIAAATPAPAVAAADTRQFTLSNGMALIVKVDRRAPIAVNMVWIRAGAMDEVDGTSGIAHMLEHMMFKGTPEVPVGEFSRRVAALGGRENAFTNLDYTGYYQQVPAARLPDVMKLEADRFANNAWPDAEFLKERQVVAEERRMRTEDRPRSRLYEALSAQVWTASPYHRPVVGWMGDIAAFTADDVRDFYRRWYVPANAAIVIAGDVDPEQVRGWAESTYGRIPARAVPARKPRPEPVQVGMRRFDFRAPAEQAYVALAFRAPGLESLEADTPEAQDALALTVLAAVLDGYSGARLQRHLARGENRVADGVDASHALVARGPKLFTLAGVPAKGHSAAELEKALRGEVALIAREGVGEAELRRVKIQWRAGEVFQRDSVFAQAQDLGSNWVQGLPLGADARLLDRLAAVTSAQLQSVAQRYFGDEQLTVGTLVPLPPDPSRPPRPQGDEATGGPVH; encoded by the coding sequence ATGAAACGAGCTTTCCAACGCGGCATTGCCGTTCGAACCGGCTGGCGCGGCCTGGGTTTTGTGTTGTCCGCCAGCCTGCTGGCGACCGGTGCCGGGGCCCAGCCCAGCGGGCCGGACACACCCGGCGCCCCGATCGCCGCCGCCACGCCCGCCCCGGCCGTGGCAGCCGCCGACACCCGGCAGTTCACCCTCTCCAACGGCATGGCACTGATCGTGAAGGTGGACCGCCGCGCGCCGATCGCCGTCAACATGGTGTGGATACGCGCCGGCGCGATGGACGAGGTGGACGGCACCTCCGGCATCGCCCACATGCTCGAACACATGATGTTCAAGGGCACGCCCGAGGTGCCGGTGGGCGAGTTCTCCCGCCGTGTCGCGGCGCTGGGCGGCCGCGAGAACGCCTTCACCAACCTCGACTACACCGGCTACTACCAGCAGGTGCCGGCCGCCCGGCTGCCGGATGTGATGAAGCTGGAAGCCGACCGCTTCGCCAACAACGCCTGGCCCGATGCCGAGTTCCTGAAGGAACGCCAGGTGGTCGCCGAGGAGCGCCGCATGCGCACCGAGGACCGGCCGCGCAGCCGGCTCTACGAAGCCCTGTCCGCCCAGGTCTGGACCGCCTCGCCTTATCACCGCCCGGTGGTGGGCTGGATGGGCGACATCGCCGCCTTCACCGCCGACGACGTGCGCGACTTCTACCGGCGCTGGTACGTGCCGGCCAATGCCGCGATCGTGATCGCCGGCGATGTCGATCCCGAGCAGGTGCGCGGCTGGGCCGAATCCACCTACGGCCGCATCCCCGCCCGTGCCGTGCCGGCCCGCAAGCCGCGGCCGGAGCCGGTGCAGGTGGGCATGCGGCGCTTCGACTTCCGCGCGCCGGCCGAACAGGCCTATGTGGCGCTGGCCTTTCGTGCGCCCGGCCTGGAATCGCTGGAGGCCGACACGCCCGAGGCGCAGGACGCCCTGGCGCTGACGGTGCTGGCCGCCGTGCTCGACGGCTATTCCGGCGCCCGTCTGCAGCGCCATCTGGCGCGCGGCGAGAACCGGGTGGCCGATGGTGTCGATGCCTCGCATGCGCTGGTGGCACGCGGCCCCAAGCTCTTCACCCTGGCCGGCGTGCCGGCCAAGGGCCACAGCGCCGCCGAACTGGAAAAGGCCCTGCGCGGCGAAGTCGCCTTGATCGCCCGCGAAGGCGTGGGCGAGGCCGAACTGCGCCGGGTCAAGATCCAGTGGCGGGCCGGCGAGGTGTTCCAGCGCGACTCCGTCTTCGCCCAGGCGCAGGACCTGGGCAGCAACTGGGTGCAGGGCCTGCCGCTGGGTGCCGATGCGCGGCTGCTCGACCGGCTGGCGGCCGTCACCTCGGCGCAGCTGCAGTCGGTGGCGCAGCGCTATTTCGGCGACGAACAACTCACCGTCGGCACCCTGGTGCCGCTGCCGCCGGACCCGTCCCGGCCGCCCCGCCCCCAGGGCGATGAAGCCACGGGCGGGCCTGTCCATTGA
- the rsmD gene encoding 16S rRNA (guanine(966)-N(2))-methyltransferase RsmD: MKAAVKTAVKTLSKKSAPPRPHGGAGEVRIIGGQWKRTSLPVPDLPGLRPTPARVRETLFNWLGQDLAGWRCIDAFAGSGALGLECASRGAAQVLLCEQDLRLAAALKALCTRLSASTVEVRRGDGISALRAVPGAWDLVLLDPPFEADLFDAALKAAAAGLAANGLVYLEAPEAWDQARLAELGWSSERHLRAGAVHAHLLRRSA, from the coding sequence ATGAAGGCCGCCGTCAAGACCGCTGTCAAGACGCTGTCGAAGAAGAGCGCCCCGCCCAGGCCGCATGGCGGCGCGGGCGAGGTGCGCATCATCGGCGGCCAGTGGAAACGCACGTCGCTGCCGGTGCCCGATCTGCCCGGCCTGCGGCCCACGCCGGCCCGTGTGCGCGAGACATTGTTCAACTGGCTGGGCCAGGACCTGGCGGGCTGGCGCTGCATCGATGCCTTCGCCGGCAGCGGTGCGCTGGGCCTGGAATGCGCCTCGCGCGGCGCCGCGCAGGTGCTGTTGTGCGAGCAGGACCTGCGCCTGGCCGCGGCACTCAAGGCGCTCTGCACCAGACTCTCGGCCAGCACGGTCGAAGTGCGGCGCGGCGACGGCATCTCCGCCCTGCGCGCCGTACCGGGCGCCTGGGACCTGGTACTGCTCGATCCGCCTTTCGAGGCCGACCTGTTCGATGCCGCCCTCAAGGCCGCGGCCGCCGGCCTGGCCGCGAACGGCCTGGTCTACCTGGAGGCGCCCGAGGCCTGGGACCAGGCCCGCCTGGCCGAACTCGGCTGGTCCAGCGAGCGCCATCTGCGGGCCGGCGCGGTGCATGCGCACCTGCTGCGCCGCTCGGCATAA
- the coaD gene encoding pantetheine-phosphate adenylyltransferase gives MAPLIAVYPGTFDPITLGHEDVVRRATQLFGRVIVAVAAGHHKKTLFSLEERIEMVREAVSPYPQVEVESFAGLLRDFVVARGAKAMVRGLRAVTDFDYEFQLAGMNRALMPEVETVFLTPGDKYQFISSTFVREIAQLGGEVDKFVSPPVLGRLLTKVGR, from the coding sequence ATGGCACCTCTCATCGCTGTCTATCCCGGCACCTTCGACCCGATCACCCTCGGCCACGAGGACGTGGTGCGGCGCGCCACCCAACTCTTCGGCCGGGTGATCGTGGCGGTGGCGGCCGGCCATCACAAGAAGACCCTGTTCAGCCTGGAAGAGCGGATCGAGATGGTGCGGGAAGCCGTCTCGCCCTATCCGCAGGTCGAGGTGGAAAGCTTCGCCGGCCTGCTGCGCGACTTCGTGGTGGCGCGCGGCGCCAAGGCCATGGTGCGCGGGCTGCGGGCGGTGACCGATTTCGACTACGAGTTCCAGCTCGCCGGCATGAACCGCGCGCTGATGCCGGAGGTGGAAACCGTCTTCCTGACCCCTGGCGACAAATACCAGTTCATCTCCAGCACCTTCGTGCGCGAGATCGCCCAGCTCGGCGGCGAGGTCGACAAGTTCGTCTCGCCGCCGGTGCTGGGACGCCTGCTGACCAAGGTCGGCCGCTGA
- a CDS encoding zinc-binding metallopeptidase family protein, producing MKIFNCDNCGHPVFFENVQCLNCGCALAFLPDQLTMAALLAPSAPNADGSPALWARSHAPEGAPLQYRMCLNHDLHQSCNFAVPLQDPNALCVSCRQTRVMPDLSFAGNRQRWFRIEVAKRRLFYTLARLGLASIDCDENGCPDDGPVYEFLADLPGGPRVMTGHNEGLITLNIVEADDDERARRRLQLGEPYRTLLGHLRHESGHFYWDRLIREQNRIPAFREVFGDESLDYQQALKAHYATDHSQQDWQSQFVSAYATAHPWEDWAETWAHYLHMVDLLETAAAYHTQVEVPGDPKTGADCVTNPFGSAESDFDQLVQQWIPVTLMLNSLNRSLGQDDAYPFALSPGALRKLRFVHDVIHESVDMPLIDDKDDMTRPADPQPVAA from the coding sequence ATGAAAATCTTCAACTGCGACAACTGCGGCCATCCGGTTTTCTTCGAAAACGTGCAGTGCCTGAACTGCGGCTGCGCTCTGGCCTTCCTGCCCGACCAGCTCACCATGGCCGCCCTGCTCGCACCCAGCGCACCGAACGCCGACGGCTCCCCTGCCCTGTGGGCACGCAGCCATGCCCCGGAAGGCGCGCCGCTGCAGTACCGCATGTGCCTGAACCACGACCTGCACCAGAGCTGCAACTTCGCCGTGCCGCTGCAGGACCCGAATGCGCTGTGCGTTTCGTGCCGGCAGACCCGGGTGATGCCCGACCTGTCCTTCGCCGGGAACCGCCAGCGCTGGTTCCGCATCGAGGTCGCCAAACGCCGCCTCTTCTACACCCTGGCCCGCCTGGGCCTGGCCTCGATCGACTGCGACGAGAACGGCTGCCCCGACGACGGCCCGGTCTACGAATTCCTGGCCGACCTGCCCGGCGGCCCGCGTGTGATGACCGGCCACAACGAGGGCCTGATCACCCTCAACATCGTCGAAGCCGACGACGACGAGCGCGCCCGCCGCCGCCTGCAGCTGGGCGAGCCCTACCGCACCCTGCTCGGCCATCTGCGCCACGAGTCCGGCCATTTCTACTGGGACCGGCTGATCCGCGAGCAGAACCGCATCCCGGCCTTCCGCGAAGTCTTCGGCGACGAATCGCTGGACTACCAGCAGGCGCTCAAGGCCCACTACGCCACCGATCACAGCCAGCAGGATTGGCAGAGCCAGTTCGTCAGCGCCTATGCCACCGCCCACCCCTGGGAGGACTGGGCCGAGACCTGGGCGCACTACCTGCACATGGTCGATCTGCTGGAGACGGCCGCGGCCTATCACACGCAGGTGGAAGTGCCGGGCGACCCGAAGACCGGCGCGGACTGCGTGACCAACCCCTTCGGATCTGCCGAGAGCGATTTCGACCAGCTGGTGCAGCAGTGGATTCCGGTGACGCTGATGCTCAACAGCCTCAACCGCAGCCTGGGGCAGGACGACGCCTATCCCTTCGCCCTGTCGCCCGGCGCGCTGCGCAAGCTGCGCTTCGTGCACGACGTGATCCACGAGAGCGTGGACATGCCGCTGATCGACGACAAGGACGACATGACCCGGCCGGCCGACCCTCAGCCCGTCGCGGCCTGA
- a CDS encoding BON domain-containing protein, which translates to MKYARALAFAAIAGITVVTAGCSVARHQQTVGSYVDDAGITTAVKAKMAEDKSVSATSISVETLNGTVQLSGFAKSQTEKSQAETIARATKNVRDVRNNIVVRP; encoded by the coding sequence ATGAAGTACGCACGCGCCCTTGCCTTCGCCGCCATCGCCGGTATCACCGTTGTCACCGCCGGCTGCTCCGTCGCCCGCCACCAGCAGACCGTCGGCTCCTATGTGGACGATGCCGGCATCACCACCGCCGTGAAGGCCAAGATGGCCGAGGACAAGTCCGTGTCTGCCACCTCCATCAGCGTGGAAACGCTCAACGGCACGGTGCAGCTGTCGGGCTTCGCCAAGTCGCAGACCGAGAAGAGCCAGGCCGAAACCATCGCCCGCGCCACCAAGAACGTGCGTGACGTGCGCAACAACATCGTCGTGCGCCCGTAA
- a CDS encoding ferritin-like domain-containing protein, whose amino-acid sequence MKAAKISHLTDIADHNEIESLELDKEKLKAAANIDITEGPVTPSYGPHRDAIVKLLNDALATELVCVLRYKRHYFTATGIHSPAIADEFLVHANEESAHADLLAERIVQLGGEPDFSPESLKGRSHADYDDSKDLQSMVRANLVAERIAVEAYRQMIQIIGDKDPTTRRLLEGVLSQEEEHADELTDWLQR is encoded by the coding sequence ATGAAAGCCGCCAAGATCTCCCACCTGACCGACATCGCCGACCACAACGAGATCGAGTCCCTCGAACTCGACAAGGAAAAGCTGAAGGCTGCCGCCAACATCGACATCACCGAAGGCCCGGTCACGCCGAGCTACGGCCCGCACCGCGACGCCATCGTCAAGCTGTTGAACGACGCACTGGCCACCGAGCTGGTCTGCGTGCTGCGCTACAAGCGCCACTACTTCACCGCCACCGGCATCCATTCGCCGGCCATCGCCGATGAATTCCTGGTGCACGCCAACGAGGAATCGGCCCACGCCGACCTGCTGGCCGAACGCATCGTGCAGCTGGGCGGCGAGCCCGACTTCAGCCCCGAATCGCTCAAGGGCCGCAGCCACGCCGACTACGACGACTCCAAGGACCTGCAGTCCATGGTGCGCGCCAACCTGGTCGCCGAACGCATCGCCGTCGAGGCCTACCGCCAGATGATCCAGATCATCGGCGACAAGGACCCGACCACCCGCCGCCTGCTCGAAGGCGTGCTCTCGCAGGAAGAAGAACACGCAGACGAACTGACCGACTGGCTGCAACGCTGA